The following proteins are encoded in a genomic region of Lytechinus variegatus isolate NC3 chromosome 7, Lvar_3.0, whole genome shotgun sequence:
- the LOC121419190 gene encoding uncharacterized protein LOC121419190, producing MIPVWSSRDFSFDSVETCPNLQQNSSLLRLMIQEAIPQLEIMLSLRFLTSKFRAQTLNEVQPFDPVLCKISGEEIENTDSEEENLEVEQLFRERRLCNGAMGQVPGPLHNQIPSLATKPRPLEDSSSENILFSTSDRNSSEEELACMDRQISEKRKWSQMNQWNRNSDVSSSSDEEVKDLFTKTASPLQFSTSPPKHLCKLSPKRIDSKTHFMANVVSPSSGDSCSPRKRHRLSHHDTQLQSGRRIDFEKMQQKMFTKRHTLYGHGLKSAKLVRIKTIALNNRVPPRLLSDPNICSFRSICINPMTPVEDPSLAAY from the exons ATGATTCCTGTTTGGTCATCGAGGGATTTTAGCTTTGATTCGGTGGAGACCTGTCCTAATCTGCAACAGAATTCATCATTGCTCAGGTTAATGATTCAAGAAGCCATTCCACAATTAGAAATTATGCTCAGCCTAAGGTTTCTAACCTCGAAATTCCGCGCACAGACACTGAATGAAGTTCAGCCATTTGATCCTGTATTGTGCAAG ATTTCAGGAGAAGAAATTGAGAACACTGATTCAGAGGAAGAGAATCTAGAAGTAGAACAGTTGTTTCGAG AAAGAAGGCTTTGCAACGGAGCCATGGGACAGGTTCCAGGACCTCTTCATAATCAGATCCCATCACTTGCCACAAAACCAAGACCCTTGGAGGATAGCTCGTCAGAGAACATTCTGTTTTCAACATCTGACAGAAATAGTTCTGAAGAAGAACTTGCTTGTATGGACAGACAAATTTCTGAAAAGCGGAAGTGGTCACAGATGAACCAGTGGAATAGGAATAGTGATGTTTCCAGTTCTAGTGATGAGGAAGTCAAAGATCTTTTCACAAAGACTGCATCCCCTTTGCAATTCAGCACCTCACCTCCAAAGCATCTTTGTAAACTCTCACCAAAGAGAATAGATAGTAAAACTCATTTCATGGCAAATGTTGTTAGTCCATCATCAGGAGATTCATGCTCACCAAGGAAAAGACACAGACTTAGTCATCATGATACACAATTGCAGAGTGGTAGAAGGATAGACTTTGAAAAAATGCAACAG AAAATGTTTACAAAGAGACACACACTCTATGGTCATGGATTAAAATCAGCCAAACTAGTTCGTATTAAG ACCATTGCTCTTAACAACAGAGTACCACCTAGGCTGTTGAGCGATCCAAATATTTGCTCTTTCAGGTCAATCTGCATCAATCCGATGACACCGGTAGAGGATCCATCACTAGCTGCTTACTGA